From Vigna angularis cultivar LongXiaoDou No.4 chromosome 11, ASM1680809v1, whole genome shotgun sequence:
AACTGCAGTGCTACTTGTTATTGCTCAAGTTTCAGGAAATGTACGTGCAAATGGAAACGGCTTGTAAGAAGTTGCTCCACCAGTGAGTTTGTCATTGCCGGTGATGAAAACTATGGCAATAAGCAGGTTGTTAGTCTCACTCCCCGTCTCTACGACTATGTACTAAAAAATGTTCGAGAGCCAGAGGTGAGGACTGAGGAACATACCGTTATGCTTCATGCTAtgttttaataagaaaaaggtTTTGGGGAGGGGGAGGGTAATTCTGCTGTCAACTGTGAAAAATTGTGTCTATTAAATTGCCGTTTGTGCTTATTGTAAAGTTACTGCACTTCAGATTCTAAGGCAATTGCGGCAGGAGACAGCCTCTATGCGTGGAAGTCAAATGCAGGTGTCTCTAATTATTTCATTCTTATGCAATTTTTCTTAAACTGTTTAGTAATAGAGTTGTTAATGCTGAGTTTATGCTTGTGTATTATATCTTCACCATCCACGCAGGGGTTTCTACTGCACATTTGGTTCTATGAAAGTGAGTAGCATTATTGTACcatttattcattatttgtttCTATAGATGTTGTacacaattaatttattttactgatGATGAACATGATTGACCTGCATCTCGTAATTgtgaaataaatcaaatttaacaatttttgttGAAGACTGAGGGGCTTCTTATGTAGGGGCACATAGTGGTCTTTGAATGTTAACTTTGTGCTACTAGTGTTTTGATATCCTGTGTGGGATCAAGCTTAAATTTGTGAAATTTGTTGGGGCAAATAAAGAATTGCGCTAGAAAGAATGTACAGCAGTCTCACTTGTTTTCTATCTTGTCTGTCATGTTTCACTTTGTAATTTCACTTGATTAGCAACTAAAGTGTTGGCAATGCTTTTAGGTGTCCCCTGATCAGGCACAGCTGCTTACAATGCTTGTGCAGATTCTTGGAGCAGAACGGTGTATTGAAGTTGGCGTTTATACCGTATGTCCTTCATTCTCTATACACCTTGCACTAGTTTTATTCATGTTACATAGTAGAGGATGCCACTTCACTTCAATGaggtattatattattaatttgatccAGGGATACTCATCATTAGCCATAGCATTAGTTCTGCCAGATTCAGGTCATTTAGTTGCCTGTGAAAGAGATGCCAAATCTCTTGAAGTTGCCAAGAAGTATTATCAACTAGCTGGTGTTTCACATAAGGTATCTATGCTACTCATCTGCTTTTGATTTGAAAAGGGTtcaaaatttttgtttatatcttCTGAATATTGGGgcactttttataatatatttattatgtgcTGCCTGATcttgtggtattgttaaattgATGTTGCTGTAGTCTTCTTTATTGGCCATTATGATTGTAAAATTAGTTGGTGGGTGCTGTTTGGACCTTTTATGCATGGTGAAGGATATTATGAATGATTTTGAACGGGTTAGGAGAACAAAACATGTTTTTGGGTGTGAATTGTGTATGTGTGTTGTCATTTGGATGTATACCTTAGAAGATATGACATGTTGTGGGGTCTTCTCGTTGTACTTagtgttataatatattattatattgcaaAAGATGAGAACTTGCAAAAGATGAGAACGTTGTTGCAACGTTCCAGTGGCAACGTTAATTTTGCAAACGTTGAGAGCAACGTCTTTGGCCAACCAACGGTACTGCAACGCCTTTTTAACGGTTTGATTTTTGCCACCTATAAATAAACCCTTTGCTCATTTCCAGATTCATGCATTTTTATGATCATCAAATTCAATCTtctcattctctcattttctttcctaAAACTATCCTGGGTATATACTTATAGAgttcttgctagttctgagatcctcagagatattctgggaagttcctgttgtatcctgggggacttgcgcaatacaccgcggataagtccttaaggacagtgactctacacgcctcaggaaattttattttgtgactCTATCAGCCTAACTtgacaacaatcttaaggacttatggctgacaacaacaacaactcaatCCCGGAGACTCAGAATATTGCTTCCGGAACCCAGACGGTCTTCGCAAAATCTCTTCCGGACGTGTCAAAAATCGAGATTTTCTCTGGACAGAACTTCCGACGCTGGCAAGAACGCGTTTCCACCCTTTTAGACATGTATGGAGTTGTTGCTGCTATTTCATCTCCGAAGCCCGACTCCACTGTTCCTTCAAACTCAAAACTAGTTGAAGAGTGGACTTACGCGAACAAGGTATGCCGACACACTTTGCTTAGTGCGctttctaatgatttgttcGATGTGTATTGTTCCTACAAGGAAGCGAAAGACATTTGGGattcgttgattctcaaatataCTGCCGAAGATGTCGTCAGACAAAGGTTCGTTATAGGAAATTACTACCGCTGGGAGATGATTGAAGATAAGGATATGAAGTCGCAAATCAATGAGTACCACAAGCTGCTCGAAGATATCAAAGCGGAGAACATCCTTCTACCAGATGAATTTGTTTCGGAACTGCTGATCGAGAAACTGCCGCCTTCTTGGACTGATTACAAGCAACAACTGAAACACAGACACAAGCAGATGCCACTCTCAGAGCTCATCACTCACATAATTGTTGAAGATACCAACAGGAAAGAATGTGCCGCTGCAAGAGCCAAAACCTTGTCTGCAAAAGCAAATGTGGTAGAGGATAGACCTGCTCCCAAAAGGTACGAACACAAACCTGATCACAATAGGAAAAACCATTTTCGAAAATCCCGTCCAAATGGATTTAACCccacctttaagaagaaaggaaattgctttGTGTGTGGAAAACCGGGACATCATGCACCACAGTGCAGGCGCAGAGCAAGAAACGACAATCCTCCTAAGGCCAATATAGCcgaaggagatgacattatAGCTGCGGTCGTTTCACAAGCAAATTTGATGTCCAATGTGAGTAATTGGGTGGTAGACTCTGGGGCTACCAGGCATATCTGTGCAAACAGAAGTGCCTTTACCTCTTACATCAGtgtaagagaaggagaagaacaagTTTATCTCGGTGATTCCAGGACAACTCCTGTCCTAGGAAAAGGAAAGGTTCTTCTTAAACTCACATCTGGGAAGACTCTGGCCTTGAATGATGTCCTGCATGTTCCTTCtatcagagttaatttaatctcgGTATCAATACTGGGAAAAGCTggggttaaagtgtcatttgagtctgACAAGATCATTATGACaaagaataatgtttttgtggggaaaggatattgtgatcaaggtctctttgtacttaacatttctgaaattatgaatgaatcaacttcttctgcttatattgttgactcgtatgatatatggcatgctagattaggacatGTAAATTCTTTGTATGTCTTAAAATTACAACGATTAGGATTAAtaaatatgcatgataaacagagtagtaaatgtgatatatgtgtagaatctaaaatgactaagaaaacatgttataccgTAGAACGTCAAACTGAACTCTTAGGATTAATTCATACTGATCTAGCTGATTTGAAACAAACCatgtctagaggaggtaaaaattattttgtgacctttatagatgattattctagatacacTAAGGTgtacttaatcaaacataaagatgaagcctttgatgtgttcttaacctataaagcagaagtaaaaaatcaattaaataagaagattaagaggattagatcagatagaggtggAGAATATGTActgtttaatgaattttgtgttaAGGAAGGTATCATCCATGAGGTAACTCCACCATATTcacctgagtctaatggagtagctgagagaaagaatagaaccCTTAAGGAAATGATGAATGCTATGCTTATTAGTTCTGGTGCACCTGAAAacctttggggagaagccttacttactgcatgttttttacaaaatagaatacctcaTAAGAAAATTGGTAAAACTCCCTATGAGCTGTGGAAAGGAtatcaacctaaccttaaatatttaaaagtgtgGGGGTGTctagctaaggtgatgttacccgatcctaagaaaaggaaaataggttCTAAAACCTCTGATTGTATGTTCTTAGGATATGCCGAACATAGTGCTGCTTATAGATTTCTGGTTCTCAGAAGTGGTCTGATTGAGCGTAACACTATAATGGAGACAAAAAATGCTGAgttttttgaacatgtttttcctttaaaggttagtgagacgTCTCAACCTGTAGATAATACAAATAGTGATGCTTTGtgtgaggaattaagaagaagtaaaagacagaGGAAGGAAACTTCATTTGGTAATGATTTTTATACCTATCTAGTTGATAATGATCCTAGTAGCTTTGTAGAAGCCATTAGTGCTCCTGATGCAAAACAATGGGATAAGGCCATTaggactgaaattgaatcaattcagaaaaacaatacTTGGACTTTAGAAGATCtgcctaaaggagcaaaacccattggttgtaagtggatctttaagaaaaagtatcatccTGATGGATCCGTAGAAAAgtataaggcaagattagtagctaaaggttttactcaaaaacccaacatagattactttgatacttttgcccctgtgactaggatttcctctattcGAGTTTTGTTAGCCTTAGCAGCTATCCATAAACTAGTGatacatcaaatggatgttaaaactgcctttttgaatggtgatttagaggaggaaatttatatgactcaacctgaaggATGTGTTGTACCAGGTCAAGagaataaagtttgtaaacttttaaaatctttgtatggtttgaaacaagcaccaaaacagtggcatgaaaaacttgataatgttttaatttgtgatggtttttcacctaatgatgctgataaatgtgtgtactctaaatttgaaaatagtgattgtgtcattatatgtttgtatgtggatgacatgttaatttttggtacatgcaatgaaaTTGTTGCTAGAACTAAACTGTTTCTAGGatcgaattttgaaatgaaagatatgggtgaagccaatgtaattttaggtattagaatcataaggaagggagatagtatattactatcccaagaacaatacattgagaaacttcttaagaagtttgggttttatGATCTGAAAccagtgagtaccccttatgatgctaattctaaattaatgaaaaataaaggagaatctGTATCTCAACCTCTGTATGCCCAAATAATTGGGAGTTTACTGCATTTAATGAGTTTTTcaagacctgatattgcttatgcagtaggtagattgagtaggtacactcaatgtccaaaccaggaacattgggatgcacttgctaggcttatgagatatttaagaggttcaatggattatgccattgaatatagtggatttcccgctgtactagaagggtatagtgatgctaactggatttctgattcagatgagacaaaatccactagtggttatgtattcacacttgggggtggtgcgattacatggagatcagccagacaaactattattgcaagatcaacaatggaatctgagtttgtcgctcttgagatggctggtagtgaggctgagtggttgaaaaacttcttagcgaacattccattaggaatgaaaccaaccccatcggtatctatacactgtgattgccaatcggcaatagctatagctaaaaacaaaaattacaatggaaagaatagacatgttcaattgagacacaatttggtgaagcagctgctaaagagtggaacaatttccattgactatgtgaagtcagaaaggaatctagcagatcctctgacaaaacccttgggaagaaatatgatcttagaaacatcgaggggaatgggacttaagccactggcaaacaaacaagtgatggtaacccaacctttgtgattggagatcccatgaataaggttcatatgggtaaaaacaagtcacttgttagttctgatagcactaaattgattttaatcaattatgtccattcctatggtgtatgagaaagtgctagagactgcattttgagaggttaaactttgtcattaaaattctttatggtgaaagaattttagcctaaacaaagtttttaatgattttcatatcccttatgggtggtgtatgatttgcagcatacacttgatgaaatcacctatatgagtgtcaagtggggccgcttgcatgagatcttggcatgatctctagagcactcatgaataccgggcacgcgcatggcctaaTTAGCGCAACACAGCGATAACAGCAAGaattgtgggggtgtattgtgattgataaacctctaacacacgtcaagtgtttttggttcatatagcttgctataccaactacactgtgtgttaagtttctcaatctaagactggttcatatagcttgctataccagctctgatgcattacatcttatGAGACTCAGGATATAAATACTCTTATCTTATTTTCAATCTCTGATTTTTCATCTGAACAAAGATTTGCGCTATTGCTTTATACAATCATTTTCCAAGTTTACACAAAGATGACATatctttcttttgaaaaaagGATTACCTGCAAAAAGAGAAATCACTTTTGAGACAGAACTGTTTGGATCAAAgacattttactttaaatttcttttgcaatatgtgggggattgttataatatattattatattgcaaAAGATGAGAACTTGCAAAAGATGAGAACGTTGTTGCAACGTTCCAGTGGCAACGTTAATTTTGCAAACGTTGAGAGCAACGTCTTTGGCCAACCAACGGTACTGCAACGCCTTTTTAACGGTTTGATTTTTGCCACCTATAAATAAACCCTTTGCTCATTTCCAGATTCATGCATTTTTATGATCATCAAATTCAATCTtctcattctctcattttctttcctaAAACTATCCTGGGTATATACTTATAGAgttcttgctagttctgagatcctcagagatattctgggaagttcctgttgtatcctgggggacttgcgcaatacaccgcggataagtccttaaggacagtgactctacacgcctcaggaaatttTGTTTGTGACTCTATCAGCCTAACTTGACAACACTTAGTAAATCCATGATAACTCTTTCGGCCGTGGATGCGGGAAAGATGTTCTCTTCCGTTGTAGATACAGAAAGATGATGAGTTCGAGTGGTGATGACTCTTTCAGCCGTGATGCGAAAAAGACCATTGGTTTGTGATGATGACATGTGACGATGTTTAAGTTGTTGGTGTGTTGTGTTTATTATTGTGGTGAATGTTTAGTATTTGTATGTTATGTTATTATGCTTGTGATTGATTCTTAGTTAGCTCACCCATATGTTTGTGGTTGTGATTTTCACATGCGATGATCGTTTTATACAGAGCAAATGATCATTCAGTTAGTTCGGATGTTGTATAGCACAACGAGTGGATTGAAAGAATTGTgggttatttttctttaattgtaaAGACTTATTGAGTTTAGATTTCCGCaatgatattatgattttaaaattttaaatttctagtCGTAATCGTGACAATTGGGATGTTATACTGATGGCTTTACACAACTGGCTATAGGTGGATGTAAAACTTGGACTTGCAATGGACTCCCTAGAATCTTTAATTCTGAATGGTGAAGCAGGAAGGTATGTGGATTTCTCATTTTCAACACCACTATGATGTATGATTTGAAATTTCACATTCTGTTGCTGCGGGTAAGAGCTCTTCCACATTTGCTATTTTCTCTTAAAATCGTTATTGTTAATCAAGGATCCTGTCCATATCATATGAACATTGTCAGAGGTAACAAGTAAATTAGAACTTAAGTGATGTTACCTTTTCTTGCAGCTATGATTTTGCATTTATTGATGCCGAGAAAAGAATGAACGAGAAATATTTTGAACTGCTACTACAGCTGGTAAGAACATAAAAACGGACAAAGGCATTCAGCTATTATGCTTCTTAATCACGAGATCTTTCATAATCTTTCTTATTGCGTTCCTATGAACTGTTATACTGATGCACTGAATAATTTCTTGTTGCAGGTGAAGGTTGGAGGTCTTATTGTAATTGATAATGTCCTTTGGCATGGAAAAGTTGCTGACCAACTGGTGAATAATACATTCTTTTGTgatctccttttttttttttttcagttaacTGAACTTGATTTAATGTACTATTTACAGGTTTATGACCCTAAAACTCTCAGCATTAGAAATTTTAACCAGAAGTTAATGGAAGATGAGCGCGTAGACATCACTATGgtatgtttataaaatatttttttaaaagattaaatatgtttttagtttttaaactttaacattaaattaaaatttatttttgtttgaaactttgatatattttgattatcAAACTTTATTCcaaactttaatacattttaattatcaaattttaaaaataaactaatatagtttttctaattcaactgtgttaatttttttatgcatcAAAATGATGTTTGACATGTtcaaactcaaataaaaaagaatattaacaCGGATTAAAAcgattatattcatttttaaagttaaaaaattaaaatatattaaaatttgttgaattctaattttacatcaagtttaagaattaaaaatatatttaatttttttaattattaatacacTCTCAGATAATTTATAATTGCTTAACTTTTTTTTGGAGAGTCTCAGGTACCTATTGGAGACGGGATGACGATCTGCCGAAAACGCTGACCCATTTTTGAGTAACTTTTAAGTTGTATGCAATTGAACTTTCACCCTTCAGGGGTAATTCTTCTGTAAGATCTGAGGAAAGAAAGATGCATAATAAGCACAAAATTGATTAGATGTTCTTTAAGCTTTTGGAGTTGCAAAGTCCTTTCGTTTAGGCTACTTTTGGCAAGGATCTGAAAACTGTGTACTGATGAAGATCATTTTGGCTCCAAATGGAATACGCTAAACCAGATTTATATGATCTTCTCTGCCACAATTTTTTTAAGCACTAAAGGTAGCAGCACCACTACATTAGCCTGGAATTCAGTGACCTATTAGTAACACATTAATTACTTCattctttaaaaagaaaatttactcaattgattttttttaattataaaatcaagCGAATATCACACTTTTTCACTTATGATTTCATTATTTCCATAAATCTCACAATtattttgacaaattttaaataataacgaACAGGGTCGAAAAAGTTACTGATTTCACATTAAATTATAGTacagaaataaatatatttgagaaTAAATGCTTTCACTGATGTAACTGATGCTCAAGAAATTATCATTATAATAGTTCATCATAGTTCTACTTTATAGTCGTCGGTTGTAGTTTTCAACAGTTCATCATTCAACATGGCCTAAGAAGTCTATCTAAATATGTAATGCCAACCCTGGACAATAAGAATTTGCCTTAACCGAAAGCTCCCTAATCCTGGAGCATTGTTGCGTTAATCAAACAAGATTTAATTGTGATTTGGTCACTACCCTCCACAGACAATTATACAACTTTCAATAATCTTCTTCACTATAACAATAATCATGTTCCCACCACTAAACTATTATTGTTATAACGAATAGCGTccttttcactatttttaaaacTCTTGGTGCTACTTTCACCAAGTTAGTTATATGATCACTCCTTTTATCATTATCTTGAGGTCCTGTCTATTTAAACTACTATTAACCACCATCAACAATATTACTTGAATGCTGTCATTGTTACCattataattactattttaaaataaaagaaaaagaggatgaATCCTTAAGTCTATTGAGTACACAAgattatacatttataaataagaaacacAAAGAGATGGACTTAAGTCTATTAAGCAAGAATCTCCAGCTTGGAACATGCTCTAAGTCCAGGCTGAATGGCACCATCAAAATCATTGGAGGAATAATGCAAGATCTGAGAGAGGAGTTatggtcattaatgcaaaaGAGTGATGAATTATGGTTTTACGTAATGTGAAGGGAAGAAGAACCTCTGCCTCTTACTTCTGGTGGGACAATTAGTGACAACGGATCATATATTTAGTTATCTACCAATCATATCACATATTGCATTGGTACGTCAAATCTGATTTAATTTGGGCTATGATACCCTATACATCCTAGGAAATTCTAGTTTCACTTTCTTGCTTGTTGTCTTAAAGAATATGCAAACTATGAAAAGAATAATGTATACTTGAAAGGAGAAATTATGCCACTTAGCAAAAGAGATTCAtgatgaatttttcttttttcttttttctttttccatttacCTTATCAGACTTGGGAATGAGTTTTCTGAGAGTTGCAAGTTGTGCATTGATTCTGTCCCTGCGCCTTTTCTCTGCTTGGCTGTGACTCTTTGAAGCACTTGCAGCTCTATCTTCTGTAATGGTTGCAGGCCACAAAGGGAACTCACTAAACTGAAGAGATGGAGGGTCAGAAGCAAGAGAGGGTGTTTAAGTTGTTGGAACAGAAAAAAGGAGATAATTGATCACTGTTTGGTGCAGAGTTGCATTCAGCCATGTTGGTGGCAAGAGGCTACCCAGAATAGTGGTAACTTTCCATATGCATAATCAGAGACCATTCTAATGCCTGTGCCTGGTTTTGTGAGCCTTTTATTTCCCATTCATTGACATTGTTTGCTTAATGGGCGATCTTGTTCTTATCTTTATGGTGATTGGTGTGATATGCAATGACCTTTAATGGGATCAGACGAAAATGGTTTTTGGCCGTAGGCGCCTGTCACTTCACCAAGAAAATTTTCTCTCTGATAAATCTCACTACACTTTGTGAAGAATCTCAAGTTTGAGAAGATTAAAAAGGATGAGCGAAACACGGCTGAGAGCTGATGTAATTCTTGGTTGAGCTATAAGTTTCATATTCGATATAAATTGAGAAAGTAAAAcacataaatatgaaaaatccattagtttttgttgttttaagattttttttttagaaaataaggTCAATCCCCTTGTATAATTCGACTCATATCTGATTAGTATTAACCTTTTCTGTTTGTCTGTTTAATAAACACTTACATATTATTACAATAGTTGAAGTTGTTAATCATCGTTAATCTTGGATAATATTCGAAGTTCATAGTGTTAATCTTAGAAAACACATATAAATCGTTAAAgttgttatttataataaattataaattaacgAAAATTCACTTCATAATCCTTTACTATTaaaattctatatatttttatattccaataaactatatttttaaccATTTATTTCCTTTCACATGTTCTGTTACGTGATAAATGTGTGTGAACctctttcttccattttcttctacCGAGTGTCGGGTGACCGAGACCCGACCCATTTAGAAATCGGGCTTCAAATGCATCTTTGAAAGGACGCAAAGAGTCAGTGAAGTCATAAGTTGAAACACGAAACATCGCGGCTTTTGCATCGATGGCGGATCTGAAGACTGATACTTTGCGCACCTACGCTTACATTCTTCTCTACATTGCTCTCTCCAGTGGCCAAATCTTCTTCAACAAGGTTATCGCCAATCACTTTAAACTCATGCACTCTCTTCTCCGTTTGTTTCCCCGTAATAAATATTATCCGAAAATGCTTTGTCAGAAGTATATCGCGAAGATCGTTCCGTGCTGAATTCGAAGTCAGGATTCGATGTTATGGTTCCgtgtttctattttaatttgCTTTCTTCTTTTCTGTGAATTGTTTTTGCCTTAATTTGCTGCGTGTGTTGTTGATTGGAAGTGGATACGATGATGAATGATTTGTCAGTTGATATTGTTAGTGGTAGTTGGGCATTTTGTTCAATCGGAACAGAAGTGTTTTAATTTGGCTGTTTCTGGAGTTTGGTTCAGTGTAAGAAAATTGAGGAATTGAGcaaatttttcttcattttttgaGGAAATTTTGATGTAGTGACTCATTTGTTAAATGACGTCGGTGTATTGGTAATGGCAGAGTACCTTGTGTTAGAGCTTGTCgtttggatttttattttggttatttCAGGTTTGGTTGTCTGTTGGAGTGATTTTGTTTTGGAAGTATTATTGTCTCCTGTTTGATGTTAGATTTTGCTTAGTTCGTGAGTGGTTTCATTTGAGGAATGAATAACCAAGGAGAAAATGCTTAAAAACTGTGTTGTTATGTAGCTGATGCCTAATTTGTCTTTTCAATTTGTGTCTGTAGTGGGTTTTGTCCTCTAAGGAAATTAACTTCCCCTATCCTTTGGGGTTGACTCTACTTCACATGGTCTTCTCCTCCGTTCTTTGTTTTTCGTTAACCAAGATTCTGAAGGTATGGATTTGTGCTTGGTGTATTGTGCTATTTAATTGGTTTCTGTCATGTAATGCAGGTTAATAATCTGTTTCTTACAGGTTATGAAGGTTGATCAGGGAATGACTCCTGAAGTGTGAGTACAAAAAGATGCATTCTATAGCTGATGCTTGATTTAAAATACGGTTATATGTATGGAGCaatttgattgttttatttCGATGGCTGTTGGTGACTCTTGGTATTTTAAAAGTGGGATCTCATAGCATTTACTATTTGGGATCTAATCAACGTGAAACTTGGGTTCTTCTCAATATA
This genomic window contains:
- the LOC108333277 gene encoding uncharacterized protein LOC108333277 isoform X1, with the protein product MANSSINLVLHQGSMLPHELPVAAVLGPSCFHSFSSTWAITNGAIHVSPRRGNCSATCYCSSFRKCTCKWKRLVRSCSTSEFVIAGDENYGNKQVVSLTPRLYDYVLKNVREPEILRQLRQETASMRGSQMQVSPDQAQLLTMLVQILGAERCIEVGVYTGYSSLAIALVLPDSGHLVACERDAKSLEVAKKYYQLAGVSHKVDVKLGLAMDSLESLILNGEAGSYDFAFIDAEKRMNEKYFELLLQLVKVGGLIVIDNVLWHGKVADQLVYDPKTLSIRNFNQKLMEDERVDITMSQVPIGDGMTICRKR
- the LOC108333277 gene encoding uncharacterized protein LOC108333277 isoform X2, whose product is MANSSINLVLHQGSMLPHELPVAAVLGPSCFHSFSSTWAITNGAIHVSPRRGNCSATCYCSSFRKCTCKWKRLVRSCSTSEFVIAGDENYGNKQVVSLTPRLYDYVLKNVREPEILRQLRQETASMRGSQMQVSPDQAQLLTMLVQILGAERCIEVGVYTGYSSLAIALVLPDSGHLVACERDAKSLEVAKKYYQLAGVSHKVDVKLGLAMDSLESLILNGEAGSYDFAFIDAEKRMNEKYFELLLQLVKVGGLIVIDNVLWHGKVADQLVYDPKTLSIRNFNQKLMEDERVDITMVPIGDGMTICRKR
- the LOC108332610 gene encoding transcription factor bHLH30-like, which encodes TPSLASDPPSLQFSEFPLWPATITEDRAASASKSHSQAEKRRRDRINAQLATLRKLIPKSDKILHYSSNDFDGAIQPGLRACSKLEILA